The genomic interval AGGTGTCCCGCTAAATTGTTTATCTGCGATTCGCTTTCCAAGTTTTATAACTAAAGGACGAACCAGGCTTCTAATCGGTTTCTTTTTCATTGCCGCTTATCTCAAATAGCCCTTTTTAAATATGCTGTGATACACTATTTGCCATTTCCTGAATAAATTAAAAGGTTTTCCTTTTTTGGGAAAACTATAGTCTTTTTTGATTTCTTCTAATTGTTCAAAAATTGTCTTGCTTATATTGCCATCAAGTTTCGGGTTTATTTCCTGAAGATTTTGCAATCTATTTTGACGCAACTCATCAGGATTTTTTTTGCTTCGATCCAAAGCAGCCTGAAGCTCATTTGGATTTAAAATATTTATTCCTTTGTCTTCCCTTGATTGAGTTTGGAAAGTAACAATTGGCTTGTCAAGTACCATAAATTCATAAATTACGGATGATGTGTCCGAAACCATTACGTCTGAAGCATGAAGATATGGGGTTATCTCTAAATTCTGCAAAACCCTGCCTTTTTCAGGATCGATTCTTTCAAATTCCTTAATAACCTCTTTATCCATAAGCTCATGAAATTTGAAAAGCCAAAACTCATTTTCTTGTATAATACGAGGTATTATATCCAGCAACGATGTGGCCGACTCATGTTGAGTACTAAAAGTTGGGGCATAAAGAATTATTTTTTTATCAGAAGGTAAGTCAAGGTTTTTTCTGATATTTTCAGAATTATAATTGAGGATATAATCAATTTTTGGCCAGCCGGTTTCCAAAATCAAAAAATATGGATTTTTCTTACGGATTGATTCAAAACGTTTGGTTACAAAAGGGCCGGAAGTCAGGTAAATATCAAAAAAATGGCGGATTTTATAATGGGCTTCTTTCTCAACACCAAGGCCGTGAAACAACTGAACCTTTATGCCTGGAATTCTAAAATCAACAAAATTTCCGGGGCATAATACAAAATCCGGATTAAACTTTTTTGCTGAATCAAGTAAGGTGAGCAGTAATTTTTTATCCCATTCCTGTGGAGCATTTTTTAAAACTTTGGCAGAAACATAAAAACAATACTCAATATTTTGCGATTTTAAATATTTTGCAAGAGGTTGAATAATGGGGATTGAGTAAACTTTTGAAATGTAGAATAGGTATTTCATCGGGCTACTTATCCTACAATCTCTTTTATTTTGCTAAACACCTGCTCAACTGGTATTCCCAGCGATTTGTCACTATTATAATCAGCACTCTCATTATAAAAATGATGATACCCTTTAAAAACAGAAGCCGGACTCCAGCGGGTTGGTTTATGTTTGCCAAAAAAGGCAATGGAAGGCGTCTCTGTTGCAACGGACAAATGATTTAGACCGCCATCGTTACAAACCAGTAAACGGCATTCTTTTAAAACTGCAGCAGCCTCATTAAATGTAGTTGGCAAAGCCATAATTGGCTCATTTTCCATAAACGATTTTACGGTTTCAACATCTTCTTTCTCGTTTGGAGCCCAAAGCAATAATACCCTGCAATCGGTTTTTTCAATAATCAAATCAGCAAGTTTTGCATAATTTGCCAAATCCCATTGCTTGCCTTTAACCGGTGTTCCGGGAGAAAAACAAATTAGTTTATCACCAGATAAATTGTTCTCATTAAACCAATTCTTAATTTTTTCTGTGGAGTCTTGTGAAATATGAAAAAATAATTTGTGTTTTTCTTCTTCAATTCCCAAAGGAGCAAGCGTGTCAAATTTCATAGCTGAATAATAACGCAGCTTTTTTCTTTCGGCTTTTAGATTATAGTATGAGCGCCATCGTTGATTAACCAGGCCTAATCGATATTTTGCACCGCTGAGAATTGTTATTTGCGCAGAACCTGTATTTCTGATTTGATCGATAACCAAATCATATTTACGCTTCCTGATATTGCTTATCAGTTTAATTCTTTCCAGAAGATAATCTTTAGTTCCCTTGCCATTTTGAAATATAACCAATTCATCAATGTCCGGATTTTCCAAAAGAGCATTGTGATATGGTTTTCTTACAAGAAAATCAATCTTTGCGGTGGGGAATTTTCTTCGCAAAGCCGGGAGATAGCCTGTGTTTAATAAAACATCGCCAAAAGGCTGATATTGAATTATTAGTATTTTTTGGATTTCTTCTGTATTTATTTTCAATATTGATAAAACCTTCCAAAAATTTTAATCTGGAAGGTTACCTGTATTATTTGATTTTTAAGGGAGGAATTTAAAAAAATCGGAGGAGAATTAAAAAATATTAATGATGTTTTTTAACATGATGTTTTATTTCAGTTGAAGATATTTCGGGTGTGCGCTCCAAATATACTACCTGGCATAGATTGTTTAGCTCATCAAACTTTCCTTTCCAATCCTCGCCCATTACCAAAGTATCAACACTATGCTTTCGGATGTCTTCTGCCTTTTGCTCCCATACATCTTCCCGGATTACTTCATCGACATATCTGATAGCCTCAACAATCATCTTCCTATGTTCAAAAGGATAAACACACTTTTTTCCCTTTACCGCATTAAATTCATCGGAAGAAACTGCAACAATCAGGTAATCGCCTAATTCTTTTGCCCTCTTAAGGATACGCAAATGACCCAGATGAAACAGATCGAACGTACCATATGTTATTACTTTTTTCATTTATTAATCCTGGATTCCCGCAATGGATATCCTTTTCATTTTAAGTTTTTAATTCTTACTTCTTACTTTTATAATCCACATATTCTTTTTCTTCAACCAAATCAGAACCGAATTTTACGTTTATTTCTTTTTTGATATCAGCACGTACATCATTTTCAAAATAAACGCTGCGGGCAAGCTTAATAAATTCATCACCAAATTGTTGATTTGATTCTTCAATACGGATTCTATCTTCAATATCCCAAAGTCGCAAATTCACTTCTTCAAGTCTCAAAAATTCATCCGAGTCTATTGCGATACCACATTCTTCCATTGAGATTTTTAGCAGATCATACTCTTTGCGAATATTTTTTAGCTTAGCTTCATTTTTTACTTTTTTCAATTTTATAGATAGGATCGACACCTTATCAACAAGTTCACCGATCGATATTTCAATTTTCATTTTTTGTCCTTTTTTCTTTTAAAATTTTTATAAAATGCTCAACTCTTAGTTTACAACTTTTGTGTTGCGTAAAATGCCCTTCTTCAAATTGAAATTTATCATTTTCAAAAACCATTCTTCCGGGTTTTCCTTCAATTGTTAATATATCTTCAGAATATTGTCCAAAAAGAGATTGCAACTCATTAACAAGAAATCTTCCATCTTCTGTTTCAAAAATATCAACATCCATTGAATAAAAGCCACCTTTTTCACAGATATCTTTAACCATGAAAAAAAGTTTATCTGGGGCTTTACCAAATTCTTTTTTTAAACTGCCACTCGCAAAATCTCCGGATAACAACTTTTTATGACTAAAATATGAATCATCAATTTTAATAACACGCCATTCCCATTTTATTTTTTCAAATTTTTGAACAATAATAAAATGCTTTTCGCGAGATCCAAGAGAAGTAAACGGGATTATTTTTCCTGTTTTTATTGAAGTATACCCACGAGCCAATTTGGGCTCAAACAATCCAAAAGCTTTGTTTGCAATTTGTTTGGCTTTTCTTTTGGATTTTACAATCCTTACACCTTTTGATGTAGAACCAGTATTACTTTTAATCACAATTGGAAAATCATTATACTCTTCAATAAAATTTTTAAAATCTCTTTTTCTGTAAAAAATAAATGTATCCGGTTTTGGAAAATCAAACAAATCCAACCAATACGATGTTACTCTCTTATTCTCATATATCAAAAGTTCATTATAGCTTGGATAAATTGGCCTATTCAATATCTTATTTATTATATAAAGCCTTTCATCAAACATTGTATTTCTTTCATGAAACTTTGATGGCGGGCGGCATAAAAAACCATCACAGGTAGATTTTTTTATTTGTTCCAACCAGTCAGGTCCAATTATATCAATTACTTCATACTCAATCCCAAGCTCTTCACACGACCTGATATAGTATTTTTGATATTTATCGAAACTGGTTAATATTCCTAATTTCATCTGTTTGAACTTTATTTAAAGATACTTTTTAATAATATTTGCTGCTCGTTCCCCTGCCTTACCATCCAAATCATCAAACATTATTTTATTATATTTTTTTCTTTGAGCAGATAATTGATCTGGATTTTTCACAGATTCTTTTAAAGCAATTTGAAGTTGATCAAAAGTATCTACCCGAATGGACATATTGTCCAGCATATCCTTTATTTCCTGGCTAGTCCGCTTTTTATCCGGAACCCTAAAGGTAATAATGGGTTTATCTAACGCGCAAAACTCAGCGATTATCGAACTCATATCTGCAATCATTACATCCGCTAAAACCAGATACGGTAAAATATCTTTATCCTCAATAAAGAAAACACCTTCAGTTTGTTTAATAATTTGCTTATATGAATCTTCTGTCCAATGATGCACAGTTACCATCACATTATAATCTTTTGTCAATTCTTTTAAATTATTGATCCAAATGTCAATAGCTGACATTCCCGA from Calditrichota bacterium carries:
- a CDS encoding glycosyltransferase family 9 protein, yielding MKINTEEIQKILIIQYQPFGDVLLNTGYLPALRRKFPTAKIDFLVRKPYHNALLENPDIDELVIFQNGKGTKDYLLERIKLISNIRKRKYDLVIDQIRNTGSAQITILSGAKYRLGLVNQRWRSYYNLKAERKKLRYYSAMKFDTLAPLGIEEEKHKLFFHISQDSTEKIKNWFNENNLSGDKLICFSPGTPVKGKQWDLANYAKLADLIIEKTDCRVLLLWAPNEKEDVETVKSFMENEPIMALPTTFNEAAAVLKECRLLVCNDGGLNHLSVATETPSIAFFGKHKPTRWSPASVFKGYHHFYNESADYNSDKSLGIPVEQVFSKIKEIVG
- the tagD gene encoding glycerol-3-phosphate cytidylyltransferase; translated protein: MKKVITYGTFDLFHLGHLRILKRAKELGDYLIVAVSSDEFNAVKGKKCVYPFEHRKMIVEAIRYVDEVIREDVWEQKAEDIRKHSVDTLVMGEDWKGKFDELNNLCQVVYLERTPEISSTEIKHHVKKHH